From a single Flavobacterium sp. genomic region:
- the panB gene encoding 3-methyl-2-oxobutanoate hydroxymethyltransferase, with translation MSVAKKDYKRITTKTLIEMKENGEKISMLTAYDFTMAKIVDSAGVDVILVGDSASNVMAGHETTLPITLDQMIYHASSVVRASERALVVVDLPFGSYQSDSKEALRSAIRIMKESGGHAVKLEGGSEIKDSIKKILNAGIPVMGHLGLTPQSIYKFGTYTVRAKEDAEAEKLLEDAKLLEKLGCFALVLEKIPAALAEQVAKSISIPVIGIGAGSGVDGQVLVIHDMLGMNNEFSPRFLRRYLDLYDQMTKAIGQYVTDVKSEDFPNSNEQY, from the coding sequence ATGTCAGTAGCGAAGAAAGATTACAAGAGAATTACGACAAAAACATTAATTGAAATGAAAGAAAATGGAGAAAAAATCTCCATGTTAACTGCTTACGATTTTACAATGGCAAAAATTGTAGATTCTGCTGGAGTTGACGTAATTTTAGTTGGTGATTCTGCGAGTAATGTAATGGCCGGACATGAAACTACGCTTCCAATTACACTTGATCAAATGATCTATCACGCCTCTAGTGTAGTTAGAGCTAGTGAAAGAGCTTTGGTTGTAGTTGATTTACCCTTCGGAAGCTACCAATCAGATTCTAAAGAAGCCTTACGCTCTGCTATCCGAATTATGAAAGAAAGCGGTGGACATGCCGTTAAATTAGAAGGTGGAAGTGAAATCAAAGATTCAATTAAAAAAATATTAAATGCTGGAATTCCTGTAATGGGACACTTAGGATTAACGCCACAATCTATATACAAATTTGGTACATATACCGTTAGAGCCAAAGAAGATGCAGAAGCCGAAAAATTATTAGAAGATGCCAAATTGTTAGAAAAACTAGGCTGTTTTGCTCTTGTTTTAGAAAAAATTCCAGCTGCATTAGCAGAACAAGTAGCAAAAAGCATTTCAATTCCTGTAATTGGCATTGGTGCGGGCAGCGGTGTTGACGGACAAGTATTAGTTATTCACGATATGTTAGGGATGAACAATGAATTTAGTCCAAGATTTCTACGTAGATATTTAGACTTATATGATCAAATGACAAAAGCAATTGGTCAATATGTAACCGATGTAAAATCAGAAGATTTTCCCAATTCAAACGAACAATATTAA
- a CDS encoding KUP/HAK/KT family potassium transporter, with product MSNSNYQKVTAATLLVALGIIYGDIGTSPLYVMKAIIGNREISKMLVYGGISCVFWTLTFQTTFKYIILTLRADNHGEGGVFSLYALIKRFGKGKLVIPTILGATTLLADGIITPPISVASAVEGLEAVIPNLPTVPIVIAILSGLFLFQRFGTQKVGFFFGPAMVVWFSMLLILGISQIVIHPEILEALNPMYAYRLLVEYPHGFWLLGAVFLCTTGAEALYSDLGHCGRDNIRITWIFVKTALVVNYLGQGAWIMTQGSQFLEGRNPFYSIMPQWFLIFGIIIATMAAIIASQALISGSFTLINEAISLNFWPRVALKNPTNTKGQIYIPSVNTILWIGCVLMILYFKNSEHMEAAYGFSITVAMLMTTFLLSYYLFYIKKIKIGWIALILFLFSVIEISFFIANVVKIKERWMFLFFELFIFMVMYVWYYSRKINNKFLKFENIKEHAFKLEELSNDDTIPKYSTHLIYLSKADKINQIEEKIINSIFSKKPKRADVYWILHINRTDEPFTLDYEVHEIIDDKVIKIVLNVGFRIQPKVELYFKKIVQDLVQQNELNLHTRPDGSTKYNTEPDFKFVILEKFLSVENEFSIKEGWLINSYFILKRMAISDTKAFGLDKSDVVVEELPMVYQPTTNISLNRKK from the coding sequence ATGAGTAATTCAAATTATCAAAAAGTAACAGCAGCAACACTTTTAGTAGCATTAGGAATCATTTATGGAGATATAGGAACGAGTCCATTGTATGTAATGAAAGCAATTATTGGAAATAGAGAAATTTCTAAAATGCTTGTTTATGGAGGAATTTCATGTGTTTTTTGGACACTAACATTTCAAACTACTTTTAAATATATCATATTGACATTAAGAGCAGATAATCATGGTGAAGGCGGTGTTTTCTCCTTATATGCTTTGATTAAACGTTTTGGAAAAGGAAAATTAGTGATTCCAACTATTTTAGGAGCAACCACTCTTTTGGCAGATGGAATTATAACACCACCAATTTCAGTAGCTTCTGCGGTAGAAGGTTTAGAAGCTGTAATTCCAAATTTGCCTACTGTTCCAATTGTAATTGCCATTTTATCGGGTTTGTTTTTGTTTCAAAGATTTGGAACCCAAAAAGTAGGCTTCTTTTTTGGACCAGCAATGGTAGTTTGGTTTTCGATGTTATTAATTTTAGGGATTTCACAAATTGTTATTCATCCTGAAATATTAGAAGCTTTAAATCCAATGTACGCCTATAGATTGTTAGTTGAGTATCCACATGGATTTTGGTTACTTGGCGCTGTATTTCTTTGTACTACTGGAGCTGAAGCTTTATATTCGGATTTAGGACACTGTGGAAGAGACAATATTAGAATAACATGGATTTTTGTAAAAACTGCTTTAGTAGTTAATTATCTTGGTCAAGGCGCATGGATTATGACGCAAGGAAGCCAATTTCTAGAAGGAAGAAATCCATTTTATAGTATTATGCCTCAATGGTTTTTAATTTTTGGAATTATCATTGCTACAATGGCAGCTATTATTGCTTCACAAGCATTGATTAGTGGTTCTTTTACATTGATTAATGAAGCTATTTCACTTAATTTTTGGCCTAGAGTTGCCTTAAAAAACCCAACAAATACGAAAGGTCAAATTTATATACCTTCTGTAAATACAATTTTATGGATAGGTTGTGTATTAATGATTTTATATTTTAAAAATTCGGAACACATGGAAGCAGCTTATGGTTTTTCAATAACTGTAGCCATGTTAATGACCACTTTTTTATTGTCATATTACTTGTTTTACATTAAGAAAATCAAAATCGGTTGGATTGCATTGATTTTATTTCTTTTTTCAGTTATTGAAATCTCATTTTTTATTGCAAATGTGGTCAAAATTAAAGAAAGATGGATGTTTTTATTCTTTGAGTTGTTCATTTTTATGGTAATGTATGTTTGGTATTATTCAAGAAAGATTAACAACAAATTTTTAAAATTTGAAAACATAAAAGAACATGCTTTTAAATTAGAAGAGTTAAGTAATGACGACACAATTCCAAAGTATTCAACTCATTTAATTTATCTTTCAAAAGCAGATAAAATCAATCAAATAGAAGAAAAAATTATAAATTCAATCTTTTCAAAAAAACCAAAAAGAGCGGATGTTTACTGGATTTTACATATTAATCGTACAGATGAACCGTTTACGCTAGATTATGAAGTTCATGAAATTATTGATGACAAAGTGATTAAAATAGTTTTAAATGTTGGGTTTAGAATCCAACCGAAGGTAGAATTGTATTTCAAAAAAATTGTTCAAGATTTAGTACAACAAAACGAATTAAATTTACATACTCGACCAGATGGATCAACAAAATACAATACAGAACCTGACTTTAAATTTGTAATTTTGGAAAAATTTTTATCGGTTGAAAATGAATTTTCAATAAAAGAAGGTTGGTTAATAAATAGTTATTTTATTTTGAAAAGAATGGCAATTTCAGATACAAAAGCATTTGGTTTAGATAAAAGTGATGTTGTAGTAGAAGAACTACCGATGGTATACCAACCCACAACAAATATTTCCTTAAATAGAAAAAAATAG
- a CDS encoding sensor histidine kinase, which yields MFSRTSNPNNQYIFSTVLVVLISLVCFAFKEIIGYKVIAFILLVTVSFVAMFYRIVPTLLSAVLSALIWNFFFIKPYFTFHIGNTEDQFMFFMYFVIALINAVLTFKIRQIERIANEKESKLKSIKLYNTLLDSLSHELKTPIATIIGSTDALQSNAIMTDNQKEKLLEEISIATLRLNNQVENLLNMSRLESGVIVPRMDWVDVNEIVYEVIRSLQIKSYSQKIEVNATEIFPLFKLDYGLMEHVIYNLLNNAIIYTPQNSNITIDLSQNEDTLQIVILDEGNGFPEDEISFVFEKFYRLKNSRPGGSGIGLSIVKGFVEAQNGTISLENSVEGGAKFVIQIKTEVSKFNPIENE from the coding sequence GTGTTTAGTAGAACATCAAATCCGAACAATCAATATATTTTTAGCACAGTATTAGTAGTGCTAATTTCGCTTGTTTGCTTTGCTTTTAAAGAGATTATTGGTTATAAAGTTATTGCCTTTATTCTGTTGGTTACCGTTTCTTTTGTAGCCATGTTTTATAGAATTGTTCCCACATTATTATCAGCTGTTTTAAGTGCTTTAATTTGGAATTTCTTTTTTATCAAGCCTTATTTTACTTTTCATATCGGAAATACTGAAGACCAATTTATGTTCTTTATGTATTTTGTAATTGCTTTAATAAATGCGGTTTTGACATTTAAAATTAGACAAATTGAACGAATAGCAAATGAAAAGGAGTCCAAATTAAAATCTATAAAACTCTACAACACCCTTTTAGATAGTTTATCTCACGAGTTAAAAACGCCTATTGCTACCATTATTGGTTCGACCGATGCACTTCAAAGTAATGCAATTATGACTGATAATCAGAAGGAAAAATTATTGGAAGAAATTTCAATTGCAACACTACGATTAAACAATCAAGTAGAAAATTTATTGAACATGTCACGATTAGAATCAGGCGTTATAGTTCCGAGAATGGATTGGGTGGATGTAAATGAAATTGTATATGAAGTTATTCGATCACTTCAAATTAAATCCTATTCACAAAAAATTGAAGTTAATGCCACTGAAATTTTCCCGTTATTCAAATTAGATTACGGATTAATGGAGCATGTAATTTATAATTTATTAAATAATGCTATAATTTACACACCTCAAAATAGTAATATAACAATCGATTTATCCCAAAATGAAGATACCTTGCAAATAGTAATTTTAGACGAAGGAAATGGTTTTCCAGAAGATGAAATTTCTTTTGTTTTCGAAAAATTTTACCGACTTAAAAATTCACGACCAGGTGGTTCTGGGATAGGATTATCAATTGTAAAAGGTTTCGTTGAAGCGCAAAACGGAACAATATCTTTAGAAAATAGTGTAGAAGGTGGAGCAAAATTTGTAATCCAAATTAAAACTGAAGTTTCAAAATTTAATCCGATAGAAAATGAATAA
- the nhaD gene encoding sodium:proton antiporter NhaD, which produces MISILLLVAILGYLSVILESPIKINKTITALLTGTICWVVIASFSHDDQHLVTERLMEYFGEISGLLIFLMGAMTIVELIDIHKGFTVITRRIRTTSVLRLLWIVAFITFFLSALLDNLATAIIMVTLLRKLMPKSEIRMLLTGIVVIAANAGGAFSPIGDVTTTLLWIGGQVSSFGIVKALILPSIMVLLVPVIIASFKMKGFAVLRAQVSMAQVRQEEKMRGSVSVFIAGVVGLVMVPVIKTLTGLPPFIGVLISLSMVSLVSIMYHRNKTQEEKDKFSVAYALTKVDVSSILYFMGILLMVFALQEVGVLKEMATFLITNLPNTNSMVIAIGALSSIVDNGSLVAATQGMFSLADYPMDHTLWEFIALCAGTGGSMLVIGSAAGIAVMEKEKITFMWYLKKITPLAVAGYIAGIVTYLVQVLLMH; this is translated from the coding sequence ATGATATCTATCTTACTTTTAGTAGCAATTTTAGGCTATTTGTCTGTTATTCTTGAATCTCCTATAAAAATTAACAAAACGATTACTGCTTTACTTACTGGAACAATATGTTGGGTGGTTATTGCCTCATTTAGCCATGATGATCAACATTTAGTTACCGAAAGATTAATGGAGTATTTTGGAGAAATTTCAGGCTTGTTAATTTTTTTAATGGGTGCTATGACTATTGTTGAGTTAATAGATATTCACAAAGGTTTTACGGTTATTACAAGAAGAATTAGAACTACATCAGTTTTAAGATTATTATGGATAGTTGCATTTATCACATTCTTTCTTTCAGCCTTATTAGATAACTTAGCTACTGCAATTATTATGGTGACGCTTCTAAGAAAGTTAATGCCTAAAAGCGAAATTAGAATGTTATTAACAGGTATTGTTGTAATTGCAGCCAATGCAGGAGGTGCTTTTAGTCCTATTGGAGACGTTACGACAACTTTATTATGGATTGGTGGTCAGGTTAGCTCTTTTGGAATTGTAAAAGCGTTGATTTTACCTTCAATTATGGTTTTATTAGTTCCGGTGATTATAGCAAGTTTTAAAATGAAAGGTTTTGCTGTTCTTCGTGCTCAAGTTTCTATGGCTCAAGTGAGACAGGAAGAAAAAATGAGAGGAAGTGTGAGTGTGTTTATTGCTGGTGTAGTAGGTTTAGTTATGGTACCTGTTATCAAAACATTAACTGGTTTACCTCCCTTTATAGGGGTTTTAATTTCGCTATCAATGGTCTCATTGGTTTCGATTATGTATCATAGAAATAAAACACAAGAAGAAAAAGATAAATTTTCGGTTGCTTATGCTTTAACCAAAGTAGATGTAAGTTCTATACTATATTTTATGGGTATTTTATTAATGGTATTTGCTTTGCAAGAAGTAGGTGTTTTGAAAGAAATGGCTACCTTTTTAATTACGAATTTACCAAATACAAATTCGATGGTTATAGCTATTGGTGCCTTATCATCAATTGTGGATAATGGAAGTTTAGTTGCTGCTACTCAAGGAATGTTCTCACTTGCAGATTACCCAATGGATCATACATTGTGGGAGTTTATTGCTTTATGTGCTGGAACGGGTGGTAGTATGTTGGTTATTGGTTCTGCTGCTGGGATTGCGGTTATGGAAAAAGAAAAAATTACTTTTATGTGGTATTTAAAAAAGATAACTCCTTTAGCTGTAGCAGGTTATATTGCTGGAATTGTAACTTATTTGGTTCAAGTGCTACTAATGCATTAA
- a CDS encoding response regulator transcription factor gives MNKRQILVIDDETQIRKLLEITLSTNDFEVKLAENGLQGIRFAATFQPDLIMLDLGLPDVDGQKVLQQLREWYLNPIMILSVKSEESEIVKALDNGANDYLIKPFRTQELLARVRSHMRNHIKEASEPVISSTNFSIDLIARIVKVNNEEVKLTQTEFNLLAILAKNEGKVLTHQYLLKEIWGKSYSDQTQYLRVFVAQLRKKIEKDANHPEMILTESGIGYRFILT, from the coding sequence ATGAATAAGCGCCAAATTTTAGTTATTGATGATGAAACACAAATCAGAAAACTTTTAGAAATTACTTTAAGTACAAATGATTTTGAGGTGAAATTAGCAGAAAATGGCTTACAAGGCATTCGTTTCGCGGCCACTTTTCAACCTGATTTGATTATGCTTGATTTGGGTTTACCCGATGTTGACGGACAAAAAGTGTTGCAACAATTGCGCGAATGGTATTTGAATCCAATTATGATTTTATCGGTTAAAAGTGAGGAATCGGAAATTGTAAAAGCATTAGATAATGGAGCAAATGATTATTTAATTAAACCATTTAGAACACAGGAATTATTAGCAAGAGTGCGTTCTCATATGAGAAACCACATCAAAGAAGCCTCGGAACCAGTGATTAGTTCAACTAATTTTTCGATTGATTTGATTGCCCGAATCGTTAAAGTAAATAACGAAGAAGTCAAATTAACTCAAACGGAGTTTAATTTATTAGCCATTTTGGCAAAAAACGAAGGAAAAGTATTAACACATCAATACTTATTAAAAGAAATTTGGGGAAAAAGTTATAGTGATCAAACACAATATCTACGAGTATTTGTAGCACAATTAAGAAAAAAAATTGAGAAAGATGCCAATCATCCGGAAATGATTCTCACCGAAAGCGGAATTGGTTATCGATTTATTCTGACATAA
- a CDS encoding RluA family pseudouridine synthase has protein sequence MSTKEISTKNNLQIIHEDNHIIVVNKRVGDIVQGDKTGDKPLSEVVKEYIKEKYNKPGDVFLGVVHRLDRPTTGIVVFAKTSKALTRLNETFKNRETQKTYLAVVKKMPPKEKDTLVHFLKRNTKNNTSKAHLKEVPESKKASLSYQIIKKLDHYFVLEIDLHTGRHHQIRAQLQAIGCPIKGDLKYGFDRSNPDGGIHLHAKKLVLTHPVSKEIIIFKASTPNDSIWNSL, from the coding sequence GTGTCTACGAAAGAAATTTCCACTAAAAACAACCTACAAATTATTCACGAAGACAACCACATCATAGTTGTCAATAAACGTGTTGGCGATATTGTTCAAGGTGATAAAACGGGGGATAAACCACTTTCAGAAGTTGTTAAAGAATACATCAAAGAAAAATACAACAAACCAGGAGATGTTTTTCTAGGTGTTGTCCATCGTTTAGATAGACCAACTACCGGAATTGTGGTTTTTGCTAAAACTTCTAAAGCCTTAACACGTTTGAATGAAACTTTTAAAAATAGAGAAACTCAAAAAACATATTTGGCAGTTGTTAAAAAAATGCCTCCTAAAGAAAAGGATACTTTAGTACATTTTTTAAAGCGTAATACTAAAAACAATACCTCAAAAGCCCATTTAAAAGAAGTTCCCGAGAGTAAAAAAGCTAGTTTAAGCTATCAAATCATAAAAAAATTAGACCATTATTTTGTGTTAGAAATTGATTTACACACGGGTAGACATCATCAAATCAGAGCGCAATTACAAGCCATAGGTTGCCCAATAAAAGGCGATTTAAAATATGGCTTCGATAGAAGTAATCCCGATGGAGGAATTCATCTTCATGCTAAAAAATTAGTTTTAACACATCCAGTTTCAAAAGAAATTATTATATTTAAAGCATCAACCCCTAACGATAGTATTTGGAACTCACTTTAA
- a CDS encoding nuclear transport factor 2 family protein, translating into MRAKLFILFILLSNSILAQEISPKKVIDDFFTAFHAKDTTALKQLCHEDIVMKTIANTKEGNKLVEAPFQDFLKSIATIPSNMKFFEKLTDYKVEIDGNLAHVWTPYEFYVNDTLSHVGANAFTLFNDNGKWQIIHLIDTRRKKSL; encoded by the coding sequence ATGAGAGCTAAACTTTTTATTCTTTTTATTCTTCTATCAAATTCGATATTAGCACAAGAAATTTCTCCTAAAAAAGTAATTGATGATTTTTTTACTGCTTTTCATGCCAAGGATACTACTGCTTTAAAGCAGTTGTGTCATGAAGATATTGTAATGAAAACAATTGCTAATACTAAAGAAGGCAATAAATTGGTTGAAGCACCGTTTCAAGATTTCTTAAAATCGATAGCTACAATTCCGTCTAATATGAAGTTTTTTGAAAAATTAACCGATTACAAAGTAGAAATAGATGGTAATTTGGCACATGTTTGGACGCCTTATGAGTTTTATGTGAACGATACTTTAAGTCATGTAGGAGCCAACGCATTTACGCTTTTTAATGATAACGGCAAATGGCAAATTATTCATTTGATTGATACTAGAAGGAAGAAATCTTTATAA